One segment of Pempheris klunzingeri isolate RE-2024b chromosome 20, fPemKlu1.hap1, whole genome shotgun sequence DNA contains the following:
- the LOC139220004 gene encoding nucleoside diphosphate kinase-like, producing MAEMKERTFLAIKPDGVQRGIIGEIVKRFEMKGFKLVGMKMLHASEDLLMQHYIDLKDRPFFPTLINYMSSGPVVAMVWEGKGVVKTGRVMLGETNPADSKPGTIRGDFCIDVSKNIIHGSDSVESATKEISLWFKQEELVSYTSCAFSWLY from the exons ATGGCTGAGATGAAGGAGCGCACCTTCCTTGCCATCAAGCCTGATGGTGTGCAGAGGGGAATCATCGGAGAGATCGTCAAGAGGTTCGAGATGAAGGGTTTCAAACTCGTGGGCATGAAGATGCTCCAT GCCTCTGAGGACCTCCTGATGCAGCACTACATTGACCTGAAGGATAGACCGTTCTTTCCAACCCTCATCAACTACATGAGCTCTGGTCCAGTGGTTGCCATG GTGTGGGAAGGCAAGGGTGTGGTGAAGACTGGCAGGGTGATGCTGGGCGAGACCAACCCAGCTGACTCAAAGCCCGGAACCATCAGAGGGGACTTCTGCATCGACGTCAGCAA GAACATCATCCACGGCAGTGACTCTGTGGAGAGCGCCACCAAGGAGATTTCCCTGTGGTTCAAACAAGAAGAGCTGGTCAGCTACACTAGCTGTGCCTTCAGCTGGCTCTACTAA